DNA from Ciconia boyciana chromosome 23, ASM3463844v1, whole genome shotgun sequence:
TGCTCTTGCTGGTCTCACCAGCTCCAAGCAAGTGGTCCCCAAGACTAGTCCTAGGGCTTCGCAAGCGGCCACCCGCCTCTCCTCCCATGTCCAACCCTTCCTGCTGGTGCAAACGGGCTTCTCCACCCCAGGCGACCGCTGCTGCTGGCGGGGAAGAacaaagcacagagcagggagctgccgGGTGCACCCTCAGCTACTGTAGCATCAGCCTTGGGCAGCTCTTGGGTGGGAGGGGAGCTCCCTCCTCAGGTCTGTGCCAGGAGCTGAACCCAACCTCAGCAGTCGCAGTCACGGGCAAAGATCACCAGACaacccttccttcctttgtgaCCAACCCAAGAAAACAAAGGCCTTTCTTGGAATcgctttgtttttatttctgaacaaggccaaatcctgctctgCTATAGGGACTGAAGGAAGGACATTTCCAGCACAGAAACCCTGTCAAGATGCACCAAACCACGTGAGGCATGGGACTTACGGGGGATAATAGTTGCAAACAAGCAGGTACATGTCCTCTGTTTCAATTCCATCGATCTTCTCACAAAACTTTGCCCCACAGCCGATCTGATGCGTGCTTGCCCAGACCACCTAAGGCAAAGACCAGGGGGGAAGGTGAGGTGACTGGGGGAAGGCGGACACCCTGTTGGCAAGCTGTCCCCTCGCCTTGAAGGCTAATCTGTCACCACACCAGCGTCCCCCTCATCTCAGTGTGTGCCCCAGATCCCACATCCCCACGTTGCTTTAGCATTCAGGATCCTGCCCCTTGCCCCTGTCTGGATCACCTTCCCAACCCAGGGCTGTAGTCCACACATCCAAGTGCCACAGCTTTCCTACCATATAGTCTACCCAGGCAGAACATCACCATCTCCGCTTTGATCCTGGAACCCTCCATATATCCATCCCCATATTTAccatctctgctcctccttgctTTCACCCAAGCTGTGAAGAAACACCGAGACCTCATATCTCTGCCTAAGACAAGCtggcacccagctctgctgagtAGCCAAAAAGGGCTGCAGAGCTTGTTTAAAAGAGGTCTTCTCTAAAAAGTCTGGTCATGGCTGGCACCGTGCCCAGGTCCCCCTGTATCATTGTGATTCCTGCCTGGTTCTCCATCCCTTTGCAAAGACTCTGGGAGGAGCTGTGGCTCTGGTACACCTCCTTTCCCCGACAACTccacccctctgccccaccaGCTCAGTACCTGGGTGTAGTGGCCACACATCTGCCCGGGGACACACATGGAAGTTGTCAGGTTGTAGTATTTCTCCTCCCCATTCCAGTCTTCCACAGCGAATTCCAGGTCCAGGGTTGGGGCCATAGCGAAGAGGTTTTCCCCCCGTCGTCCCCTCTCCTTGTTGTGGTCCCAGATGCACTTCTCTGCGTAGGCTTGAGCAAAGGCCTCCAGCTCTGTGTCCCAGCTCTGAAAGGAGCTCCGTGTCAGCACATGGAGAGGGACACTGGGCTCTCCGACATACACAAGGACAGGTACCAAGGAACCCTGGGCTCTCTGGCCACAATTTCCCCACTCATGAGTAAAAATCAAATCCCTACTCAACATTGTCCTCGGGAGAGGGGAGCTCCACAGTCAGTCCCAGCACAAACCAAACCTTAGCTCATAGGGCAAACAGGGGAAGGTCAGTGCATCAGGACAACTCCCACAACCTTGCCTGGAGCATCTCTATCATCATCATGGAGCATCCTCAACTCAGTGTGGAGAAACCGTGAAGTCGGatggaggaaggcaggaaacTCGCCCCGGGTCACACAGGAGGGGGCCTGGGGACATCCCTCTTTGACCAGGGTGGGGATGGGAGGAGAGCGGGACACATCTTCCCTAGCAGCTGCACAGAGCCTGGGAGCACACGCTCCTGGGAAACATCATCTGTTTGCCTGGGTCCGAGACATGGCCGACCGGCTGCCTGCCAAGAGCCCCCTCCGGAGTGGCAGCGGCCCCGCCACCAGCTGAGCCCACTGGCCTGCAGTCCCCCGCCAGCCGCGTTGATatgcaagaggaggaggaggaggaggagaggtttTCTCACAGGGAGGCATACGGGGAAACCTACACCGCAGCTGTTTGGACCGTCCTTGCACCATTTGATGGAGACAGgagctttgcttttgcagcaggCTGGAAGGCAGCCCAGCAACCGACGAATCCTAAGGGGGGACCTTCCTGGCCAGAGCCAGGGCTGGATCCAaaggggggcagagcatggcccTGATGCAGAGCACGTCACCATCGGGGTGTTGAGGGCATGTGGACGGGCCCCTGAGCCGCAGTGCTAAGGAACCCGGGGGGGAAGGAAACACCGAAATATCTGTATGGGGCCACAGAGTGTTGGTTGACCTCCCTCCGTGGCCCCAAGCCAGGCTGAGAGCGATGGCTGGAAACCCAGTTTGGGGAGCAGACGCCCCTCTACCTCTGGCACGGAGCTGGGCTCCATAACCAGGGGACTCGCACCTGCAGGATTTgcctcattaaaaaagaaaagtggctTTAGGCTATGTATCCCCCCCATCGCCTAACTATTTCCACAGCAACCAGATCCGTGTCCCAAACAGAAGTGGAGGGTGACCTCAGCCGGGCACGGTGCCACGGCAGCAGGTGAACTCGGAGGCAAAGACAGCCCAAGCAAATGTCCCGGGAGGGAGGCGAGGACGGCGCTCTCATGGAAAACTTCTACCAAGAAGTTGTCAGGGCTGCTATAGGCTAAACGTTTgttgtgcttaaaaaaaaaaaaaaaaaagcctttggcACTGGACCGCGCACGGGTCCTGTATGTTTAAGCAGAAACAAAGCCACGCTGCGGAGGGGAGCATCTCAAAGCACGCGATCTGCCATCAAAGCTTCAGCCAGGAGCAGCATCACCAGTTCAGAACGGCCGCTGGCTTAAGGACCCTGAGAGATTGTTTCCCTCAGGCATTCTCTAAGACTTTGGCTCCAAAGCCCTTATTCTCCAAGTTTTCTGTGCCTTGCTCTGGTGGGTGTCTGTGGGATCATGGTGCTTAGGGTCCTCGCTCTGTCCCCTTTGAGTCTGAAGGCACTAGTCAGACCCCCTATACCTGAACATagctttttccttcatttgctCAGCAAGCTCCCATTTATCAGCCCACAAAGGTTTAATTCAGCCTGTGCAACTTTTGGGCCAGGCACCAGGTCTCCTCCAAGCACACGGTGACCGAAGAGCAAAGCACTCCAACTATCCATGACAAACAgttgtcctcctcctcctccacgcGTGTTGCAAACAGTGAGAAGAATCACATGTGGTGCGAGAGAAAACACGATAGCcgaattttaataaaatcaaggGTCCGAATAAGACAAAAAGCAGCACTCGCTCGAGAGCTCATTTTGGCTGCCACTGCAGCCACACGTGATGGCGGGCACCTGGCTCAGTTTCCCCAAGCAAGCTGGGAGATCCCTCACCTCCAAGACAGCCATGCACAAGTCATGGTGGGGATTAGGAGAGTGATGGAAAGCCCAAGTAACTGAATGACCTGGTCATCACGTTTGAAGTTAACGTTCCCTCCTATAGATAAAAGCCCATTCACCtgcaaaggcaaataaaatgcaCCAGGCGATGCCCCGCACAGCAGCATTCCCCCTCCAGCCCGGGGCACCTGCTGAAGGCAACGTCTCACCTGCTGTTCCTCCCCATCACAAGGAGCTCCAGCGGGCACACGCGTGAGCGAGAGCTGCATCGCTCTCACACAGAGCGTCAGGGGACTCGGATCACACTTAGGAACTTCCACAAACAAAGACAACTCTATAGGTGAAAGGAAACTCATCTCCTTAGAGGCAATTTAGGGAACCCCTCCACTGATACCTACTTGTAACCCTACACAAGAATCGCTCTGCCTCCCCTAAAGAAAACCCCGATCCCTCCTAGCATTAAGATCGAGGCTTGCACTACACAAACACCCTCTGACATTCCCCTGAATAAAAGCCACTTACCATCTTCAGCATATCCATAGCAGGAGGAGAGACCTGGGAGCGGTATTTATTATGCTCATCCAAGATgatcttcttttcttcatcacTCAGGGACCAGCTCAGCTCCAGCGCTGTGAGCAACAGGAAAACGGGAGGAAGACCTGAGCTCAGCATCGTGCAGCCAGCTTCTGCTCTTAGCAGCCCACGGCTCTGGCAGTCAGATTTAAAGCACCTCCCAAAAGCAAGGAACACCCAACAGCTTGAAGATTGGGgaggaaatgtatttctttattagAGCAGTTTTGGAGCCACACGGTACACACCCATCTCACATATCGGCCTtgatggagaagcagcagtacGGCTGGTGCCAACGAGTGTGCAGGGTCCACTCCCCGAGACAGACCCTGTGCCTGAATCGTAATCCCTGGATTGGTATTTTCATCTAAGCCTCTGCTGCTCCAAACCTCAGAGATCCCCTTAGCCCTCAGTTACGGGTCCTCTCTTCCACCTCCTGTCCCTTTTCTCCCAAacgataataataataataatccctGAGCAAAGCCCTGTTTTACACAAGGGTCCTCCCCTGTCCCTGGAACGCAGCTGTGTCCAGAAAGGAAGGCAACAAGATGCAACTGCCGAGAGCAGTTTGCAGCGTAGTAACTCCGCGGCTGGGAGCCAGAGCCCACCTGGTCCAGCCCCGTGTCTGCACCAGCCGTGTTGGGGCAAGCGGTGGGCAACTGAGGAAcggcccccccggggctgccccagcctgctgggaaGGGGGTGGGTAACCTGTGCCATCAGAAGGGtgagcaggaaaggaagaacaggatATAGAGCTGAAATTGCCCCAAAAAAGGGGAGCTGAGAGTCTATAGCTGCCTTCAGGGCTGGCTGGAATAACCAGCCGTTAGCTCTGCAGGGAcaggctgtgctccctccccaggcagaCACCTGGAGGGCTCAGCATCAGGTGTCCCGAATCGCCCCGCCATGGAGACTGGCCGGCAGAGAccctccagcctgcctgcagcctcttcctccccatctgCGATTGTGCAACCGCCCCGGctctgctccaggagctgccTTTGGGGATCGCAGGCTATTAGAAAGGATCAGCGGGTGGGCAGCTCTGGCTAGCAGAGCCAAGTTAATCACAGGCTGTCGGCTCtgcctccccctctcccctcccggCTCCCCAGGCAATGCTttgccatttttccttttgctttggaCCGTGCTGGTCACCTCTCTTGCCACAACAGCTCTCCTACTGCCCCCCAAATCTCTTACCTCTGCATGTTACCTTCTCCTTCGTTAGGTCCAGGGTCTCCCATACTCTCAATAGTCCAACAATTTCTGCAAGGAGGGTCTGAGGCTAACATCTCAACAGGCTATCTTCAACTCATCTGGTCAAACCAAAGGTTCCCATTTATTGCTAAGGTGAACTGCAGGCCTGGAACCTGAGTCAAGGCAGACCTGTCTCCATCATGAGACACCTCAAAAACTCTGCTGCTGCATCTCCAGAGACCTGGAGAAACAACTAGAAGGGATCGACTCTGGCTCCAACGCCTGTCAGCCAGCTCGCCGTGGCCTGGCTTACGAGGAACAAGGCAGTGCTGAGAAGAGCCCAATACGTGTACTGCTCTCTGCAAGCGTGATGTGGAGACGAAGGGCCAAGCTCCACATAGTCCCTGGCACTAGAGCATCCTGACTAAGCCTCGCAGGAGGTAGCGCAGCAACAAGTATTAAGGAAAATGGAACACACAGTGCTCAtagggaagagaaaacagccCTGGAGGAGTCACAACCAGGGCACGTGGCTCATGGGGAAACGTGAGTAACAGCCGATGCATTCGGCAAGGTCAGGCGGTGCTGCTGGCAAAGGGGGTGCAGGGCCATTTCTCAACTCCCCAACCTGCCCCGACAGCTCTTTCTGGAGCCAACGTCTGAAGCATCGAGCTTAACAGCACAAGGCCCAAGCCCCACCCTGGAGCTGACAAGCCTGTGTCCAGCTGGCATTAGGTAAGCGCATGAGGAATGCGGCTTTCCTTCTGCTCACTCAAGGAACAGCCCGTCCACCGCACCCCCGGGGAGCCGGCAGCCTCAGCACAGGAGACGGGAGCCACGCACCGACACCTGATGGGGTGTGAAGGGTTTGGGTCAAGGCCGGTGGGCTCCAGAAAGGCACAACCCTGCACTGCAGAAGCAACAAAGCCTGGTTTTCTACTGACTCCAGTCTTGAGGGTCTTCAGCATGGCTTCTCTGGTGTCTAACAAGGCTAACGCATTGTCCTGCTAGTAGCGGGATCTTTGTCTCCTCTACTTGCCTGTTTTTATGAACTCTGGAGGAGCTTAGTGTCTTCTACCCCTCAAGGTTTGGCTGAAATAAGCTGAACTGTGGAGGAAGGATGGAGATTGTTAttgagaagaaaggagggacaggcagagctGTTGCATCAACTTTGTTTAGGGAACCAGGCTAAAACCgacaaaacattttgcaaagcgtttcttttgacattttccaaacaaaagtGTTCTGACTTTTCACTTAAAATGACACTTCCACTTAGAAAAAGTGCCCTAAAAGGGTTAAACAACCCCTCAGTGGCTGCCCTgcaacatgaaaacaaaataaatcaggaaaggGGAGAAGGTGCATTAACGCTTGTATTTAAttgcaaaaagtaaaaactttttttattcttcttacaTACAAATCTCATTTATTTACACACTTTACAGGCTTTTTCCAAGTATTTACAAAGTTTGCAATATATTAAACTATGACCATCCATAAAAATTCTGCATTAAGTGCatatttacattcttttttaTCCACCACTGAATTTATAGTGTTCAGCATTGAAACAGTCTTCATGCATATATAGCTTTACTTCCCAGCACCCCTGAGCCTCTATAACACGCCTCCCCTTCCCCGTAGGCAAAGAgataatgctaaaaataaatcacctgTCATTTGTTTGAATCTCCAAAGCAAAGGGGAAGTCCAGCATCTCCCTTGTTTAACTCAGCAGGACAGTAAATCTATCCAAGAAGGAGTTTCCTGAAGAGGAGAATATATAGTTCCACGTATAAAATTTACGAAGAGGAGAAAGTTTGGTTTGCAGGAAGCAAGAGCTCTTTGTGCACCCACCGCAAGGCCCACTGACATGGCCTCACCCCAGAAAGTGCTCGGTTCTTTTGGGGGCCACGGGGCTAAAC
Protein-coding regions in this window:
- the PI16 gene encoding peptidase inhibitor 16 isoform X2 is translated as MLASDPPCRNCWTIESMGDPGPNEGEGNMQSCWVFLAFGRCFKSDCQSRGLLRAEAGCTMLSSGLPPVFLLLTALELSWSLSDEEKKIILDEHNKYRSQVSPPAMDMLKMSWDTELEAFAQAYAEKCIWDHNKERGRRGENLFAMAPTLDLEFAVEDWNGEEKYYNLTTSMCVPGQMCGHYTQVVWASTHQIGCGAKFCEKIDGIETEDMYLLVCNYYPPGNMKGRKPYKEGPSCSQCPEGSVCVNSLCAGALDTEELETNSDQTSMDQPTAGAPSTCLGLSLFLLPSVILVGLLL